The nucleotide sequence gaaattttaaaaaatgagtctAAGGTTGAACTAAAGGGTGTGGCATGCCTCTGTccttagatttttgaaattttgacaaaatattgtcGGGTACCTTTGAAACAATCTCGGAGCCACAAAAATTCCCCCACCCTCTCCTCTTGCACACAATGGcaatacttcaacgagtttagaattcacccaaaatttgCAGAGGAGACATTATTCTTATCTAgctacgtgaattttttcaattttttttagccctTCTCCCCAGTGGGGAAGATGATGacaagtaaaaattgaaaccttcATATCTCAAAACCTAATTCTGgcacaaaataatttttttttttcaaaaatatatctacatTAAGTATTTAACCCTTTTAACAACGAGACAAAATGACGGATAACACATCAGAGTCGTATGAAAGCGAATGTCCTagattttgatagaaattgttGAGAAAGTCTGCTTTGAAAGGGAAActacacagaaaaattttgagacctaTAAGCGCACGGAACTGATTGTGAGTCAGGAGTACTCAAAGTAGGgttcttttaataattttttttttaagttcttCTTGGCTATTTTCTGGAAAGCTAAAATGTGTGCATGTGaatactttattttattttttttgttaaagcccaaattttggccaaaggcaGCCAGTCTTCTATAGATAACTCTACTCAcgcgaaaaaattcacctttgtTGAAAGTGAAAAGGGAAAATGATACCAGCAAAATTCTCTCGTTTGAATACTGATAACGCCTTCTTGCCCTTCTCCAGCAGTAGTGCAGTACATAGGTACAAAGAAATCTGATAATCGATCGTAATTGTGGTGGTAATTCGCCAACGTTAATCGCAACGAGCTGTTACATTTTCAAGTACTTTTCCCCGCATGATCGATAACGAGATACAGTAATCGCCTAATTACAAAAATATCTCGATGCttgattgaaaatacataattccCAACATGGTGACAATCGCGATTTCAGActacatacgtacatataataataaCGGGTACGTTTCATGTACTCGTAAACGTGGCATTGACCCTGCGATTAGGTCATTAATCGatacttttgcaatttttttttgtgaattgctCCGCTCTTGTGTAACAGAATTCTTACTTAGCCTATGTGCAGCTTGGAGCTTTGACATAAAAATGCTCCTATATCTCTATTGAAGTCCAATACATATACGTAAAAAATTTAGTTATTTCTCATTTGTTGAACGCGGGCTTCCTACGCTTCGTATCCGACTGAGCTTCTGTGCGGCGGCGCGATGACTTCCTGTGTATAGGCATAGGCATTAtttaaaatacgtaatttttcttCATCCGCGTGCTCATGCTCGTGTAGTGTATAGGTACTTCCTATATTTCATCTCTGTCGAAAGCGTACTGCATTATTATACAATAAACAATTCACACCTTACATTAGATGATCGAGATCCTACTATgttatttttattccattttcttgaaaaactgaGTGATTATTTCCTTATCTAGATTCATAAAAGAtacatcaaaatgaaaatataacacGTGTACATAAAATATCAGTAGATATTATACCTATAAAGGATTCAGCGAAATAATAAATACCCGATACCATATACCCATTCAGCGTTTGAAAACTTCTTTCGCTAATTCTGTAGCTTTCTCAGGGCGAAGCATTTCAAAATACACAAtctgaaaattaaacaatattatAATTTACCCCGAATTGTTAATAGTCTATAGATTTTAGTGAAAAGGAAAAAACATCGACTTTTCAACTTACCACCGAGAagttcttttgaaaaaactttttcgtattctttagattttttcagttcttctcGAGTTTCTTTCAATTCTTTTGATAAGTCCTCTTTCGACTTTCCTTCATCGTGGAATgatgattttaaattgaatagTACGTACATATTTGTTTTTACATTATATAGCTATTAATGCAATgtgtatgtacctagacctacctagtgTTCGCTACAACCTAAATACATACCTTATTGaatatcaaaaataatcatGTAAAATTCGGTCATTGATGATGGTTGTCAGCGATAAATGATTTAGGTAGGGGTAGGTACTTAACTGGTTGAGTGctaagaccaaaaaaaaaaaaaaatttggagctTTTAACCTAACACCCGTGAATGTTTagctaaaataaaaatgaccacACTTTGAGGCACCATGGCTCAGCCCTATGGtgtcgtggggggggggggaaagcaaacatttttggcCTCTTTCAACTCGAGAGGAACCGCAtgtttgaatttcacaaaattttgagacctACGTTTTGTTTCAACCCGCCCTATTGCTTACCTTGTAGGTGTTCTTGAGGTAAGTAATCGAATGATCATTTTGTAGTTGATTTACTTATCATTAAATTACTAGGTAATTAGCAGTACACGGATCATCCACTTTTGATGACTTCGAACTGCAATTACTTTCAAAACTATGTAAGCTTAGAAGTTGgagttaaaaacaaaaaacaaagaaggcaaaatggacaaaattgcgaatatacatatacatatctctcttttttaaaatgcttaCTTTCAAGTGATTCCAATTCAAAGCTTGATTTTTACTCCGGATGAccatttttcacaactttaagATTCaatgacttgataaaaatcattttgactaggataaaattctgaacattttggtattttggaaCATCTATGTGCTCActaaaaatttgcagaaattatttcaattcaatgTGTACTTACATAACAATCCGTGAATGAGAATACTTCATGAAATCGTGGTTTCCGCGCGATAACAACACATTTGCACACCATtagatgagaaattttattttattcaacaaaAGTCCTTATCAAAATTTATACGTAAATTCGTCTATTTCCActgaaaagttgtaaaaaagaatttttcccatgtaggtacctagacctacctaaacaaaaacttttaaatgaaaactctgaagaagaaaaaaaacattgggATGTACCAAGTGCTATGACGACATCAATAAGGAGTTTCCAATTCTTGGTCAATGTGGTTTTGGATGTTCTTTTACATAAAGTCTTGTAATGAACTATTTCTCATAATTTATTTCAACTAGTTTACTTTACTGAACGTATTGTTTTTCTATCGAGTATGTGTTCTGTTCAATGCCTACATAGatatgttgtaatttttttctttgttaaaatgttgtaagtttttttgctcttgtgtaatttatggaatttattgaaaaatatcaaactgCAGAAAAACTTGACTATGGTATAGACTAGGTATTTCATTCTACAAGTGGAATTGAGAACATGACACTCATCGATAGTGAAAATCATATAACTAGGTAGATTCAGAtttcctgaaaaacaatgataaCCTTACAATGAGTAATTAcagttttgtttaaatttttgtgtggcttttggtgacttttttttgtgtacGCTAGTTGTGCCATTCCCAGTCACAAGCACGGGCATATCAACTCTCATCCAATGTAAACATCACCAATATCGCATCTCTCACATTTTATTATACTTTTATTCATCGCAAATCGCCAGAGAATGGAATGTGATTTGTCACCCGAAGAAAAAGTTTGTGCTTTAAAAGTAAGCTATTCATATCAATTTCattgtcataatttttgataTCCCACTTCAAGTATCTACATATATTTATTCACTGCTCAGTTCAGCTATCAACACTCTTAACTAATATTTTCATCATCTCTTGTCAGGCATGCGGTATTCTTCAAAACAACAGTGTGCAGGATAACTTACATTTCCATGTCTGTAAACAATCTGATACATTGACCCTTCGAGCAAACTGGACTACTGTTGCTgaagttgatcattttttaaaatacatgaATGATACATGTCATATAACATGGCGTGTATTAAGAACATCCCCCAAAGATATGTCCGCAGGAACAAGAAATATATTCTACACACAATATAGATGTCAAAGCTCGAATATGCGAGTCAGAAGTGATACCAAAAAGCCGCACTCGAAGCATACAAATTGTCAGGCTAGAATGCAAATCACCGTGAAAAGAATTGGCCATAGGTGCAGGTTTGTATATTTAATTATCAGAAATATAATCCTGAGAGTGTATGTGAGCAGCAAACACTTTATTCATgactaattaattaaaataccaCAATGCCTATACAGTTAAGTGATGGTTATTGATCAGAATACTTCTTAAATTCACAGGTCCAAAGATCACCACCTTCCAAAGTTCCCAACTATTATCAAATTTCTTTCAACGCATAATCATGCATTTCAATGTGCTGATCATTTAAAATACAAGGATGTGTCCGATGAAATTTGTGCAAAGTTTATTGCGTTATTTGAAAATGGTCATAGTCCAATGTCTGCTCTTGATACTCATAAAGAGGATTTGTTTGCAGAATACGGCGATGAGGAATATTTTATTCACATTTCTGATCGTTCTGAATGCCCAGATCTGCAATGGTGTTATCGGTAGGTTTGAAATTCAGTAACTTTGaggttgatttgaaaaattcaagcaaGTAATAAATGGTACTGTACTAGTAAACAGTAATATAGCTGCTATGCTCATACCTACTATACATTTTGACAATTCAATAGGCACCAAACACCAATCTGTGTTGTTTTTATTACAGATTATATAATTCAATTCGGACTTCAGTGTCTGGCATGTATTGTGATGATGCTGAAAAAGAGAGCTCACTATTATGCACTCATTTAccagaaattcagaaaaattatgcCGAATATATTGAATTTAGTCTTTATGAACAGAAACCAGTTGTTGCAATTGTAACTCCTTTTATGAAAAGAATTCACCAGAAGTGGCCGTACAGTGCTGAGCTTGCGTTTGTTGATTCAACTGAGAATTTTGACAGACAACAATACAGAGTATTCGTTTTACTTACTCACAGCTTTATTGGTGCACTGCCTCTTGGAATTATTGTAACTACTACAGAGAAAGCTGATGCTGTGTCCTTGGGTAtcaacatgatgaaaaaattgatcggaCAAGGTGCCTTTTTTGGAAGTGAACAAGGTCCAAAAATTATCATAGCTGGTCACTCTTCATCAGAACGAAATGGTTTACGCTGCGCTTTTCCTCAGGCCAATGTATTGCTGTGCATTTTCCTTATATTACGAAGTGTTTGGAGATTCTTATATAAAAGTGAAAAtggtgttcaaaaaaatgataaaaatgaaatttatcatttattCAAGGCCCTCGTATATGCAAATGATGAAGGTGAGCTGCAAAAGAAGTACATGCTGATGGTACAAAATCACACTATGAATAAATACCCTGAGGTGGGACGATATTTCAGTGATTATTGGAATATTCGTGAAGAATGGGCTCTGTGCTTTTGGAAAGATGGTGTAGTCCGAGTAAATGATACAAACAGTTATGCCGAATCAGCCATGCGTATActcaaggaaaaaatttttcatcggaaACGAGCATTTAATGTCATTCAGTTGATCGATTTTATCTTAACGAGGTTAGACAATTACTACAAacgaaaaatgattgattttgcctctggaaaaaatgtatgtactcaGACACACTACAAAATTGACCCGAAAAAACTACTTGATCTTGATTACCGCACCATTTCTGAGAATGTGCACGTTGTGATTAATTCCAAGAAGAATACAGCCTACACTGTTGATTCCAGTATTGGGATATGTACCTGCTACATGGGAATAAATGGCGCTCCCTGTAAACACCAGAGCTTTGTCTTAACCAAGTTGAAGCGTAATAGTGATAATTCTTATCTTGGCGCTGAAAATGAGGAGCAGAGGCTTGCATTGCAAGCATTAGCTACAGGAACAACTGCGAATGTACCTCCTGGCTGGTATTTACCTACAACTAATGATGGTCGCATCAAAAACGATCAAATTGTACCTACTGCTGCCGATTCTACTTCAACTGATTTGAATTTCTGTGCATCAAATTCAACATCACAAACTGGTAGcattgaaattattgaagaacCTTGCAATTCTGCTCAACTTGATGTGATTGATACAAATGCTGATGTTTCTATTCCTGGAGATTTCCTTGAGAAGAAACTGGAAACTTTTGAGATGAGAATTCGACAAGTATGCCAGACAAAAAGTGGCTACGTGGccactcagaatttttttaaacacttcgAAAAACTTAGCACAGATGCCTCGATTGAATCAGCATTCGATCAGTTTGCAAAACAAATACGTAAGAATAAAAGAGGAGCGATCCATGTGCAGTCTACTTCAATTGCTAGAAGGAAATCACGTGTAGGTGGTGTAGGTAGAGTACGGAGTGGAAGACCCTTGAAAAGATCATACAATCACGGATGTGGTGAACACCAATATGCAAAAACCAACGCAAAACGGAACAAAGCACCGCATTGACTTTCATTACTGTGTTACAGAGAACATAGCTCTTGGCACTTGATTTGCTTTTACGTTTATTCTAATTTGTACCTAATCTAATTATTTTGTTTGCTGTTTAGTGAAGtttcttttgttattttcaagTTCACCATTTTTTATAGATACTTACCCACTAATTATacttgaaaagttggaaaaaatacagTTGCAAATGCCTGTGTCTGTATTATTGTGAAATTGGCGACATTTGATCTTTCAAAATCAAGCTGGGAaagttcaagaaattgaaatatgcaatattgcatttttagaccattcatttggaaattgaaatgattttcctttttttcctagcaaacaaataataatttttattaattacaaACGAAGGGTTCCATTTCAAGACATAAGGCCAGTAGTTCTCTAATTTCTATTCATACTTGTTCAAACATGAAACGCCAAAATTAAAGcgaaaactgaaacaaaattgtaattatggtactcatttttgggctatcaatgtttttcaggaaatttgaaTCTAGTTATACGATCTGAGCTATCGCAAGAATCTCGAGTTCTCTGCCATAATTCCATTGGTAGAATGAAGTAGTTACTCGTACTTGACTTTTTCTGtagttcaatatttttaaatgaattccaTGAATTACCcaagagcaaaaaaaacttacaacaTTTTAGCAAAGAGAAAATTACAAGATtctaacaaaaagaaaaattacaacgCAACATGATGAACAGAACACATACCTACTCGATAGAAAAACAATGCGttcaataaaataaaccaaTAATTGAAAGAAACAATCAGAAATCATTTATTGCAAGACTTTATGTATGTACGTAGTTACAAGGGCgtattcagggggggggggggtgatttggggtacAATCACCCCCCAGGGCCAAAAAATTCTTCGGATAATATAAGTTCCTACGATTTCTTGCGTTGAATCACAGGAAAAAAACATGTtgttttacgtttctagggagataatttgctacaaacttcaaaattcattgaaaatcacattatctccctaggtagttgcataatctatgtactaattatttttgtttcttgaattatgaatttccaatgcttttgtttgctttccttttttgaaattgaaatttctggaagcatatttttcgattataagggagaaaaagtgctccttttgctccagcttactgatcattattggaattgaataggtactgggatttttctccctcataacgaaaaatatgttatccaactcaggagtaaaaatgatttttgacaattttgaattattttcctcgCGATTCTTGGGCAA is from Planococcus citri chromosome 1, ihPlaCitr1.1, whole genome shotgun sequence and encodes:
- the LOC135844466 gene encoding uncharacterized protein LOC135844466, translating into MECDLSPEEKVCALKACGILQNNSVQDNLHFHVCKQSDTLTLRANWTTVAEVDHFLKYMNDTCHITWRVLRTSPKDMSAGTRNIFYTQYRCQSSNMRVRSDTKKPHSKHTNCQARMQITVKRIGHRCRSKDHHLPKFPTIIKFLSTHNHAFQCADHLKYKDVSDEICAKFIALFENGHSPMSALDTHKEDLFAEYGDEEYFIHISDRSECPDLQWCYRLYNSIRTSVSGMYCDDAEKESSLLCTHLPEIQKNYAEYIEFSLYEQKPVVAIVTPFMKRIHQKWPYSAELAFVDSTENFDRQQYRVFVLLTHSFIGALPLGIIVTTTEKADAVSLGINMMKKLIGQGAFFGSEQGPKIIIAGHSSSERNGLRCAFPQANVLLCIFLILRSVWRFLYKSENGVQKNDKNEIYHLFKALVYANDEGELQKKYMLMVQNHTMNKYPEVGRYFSDYWNIREEWALCFWKDGVVRVNDTNSYAESAMRILKEKIFHRKRAFNVIQLIDFILTRLDNYYKRKMIDFASGKNVCTQTHYKIDPKKLLDLDYRTISENVHVVINSKKNTAYTVDSSIGICTCYMGINGAPCKHQSFVLTKLKRNSDNSYLGAENEEQRLALQALATGTTANVPPGWYLPTTNDGRIKNDQIVPTAADSTSTDLNFCASNSTSQTGSIEIIEEPCNSAQLDVIDTNADVSIPGDFLEKKLETFEMRIRQVCQTKSGYVATQNFFKHFEKLSTDASIESAFDQFAKQIRKNKRGAIHVQSTSIARRKSRVGGVGRVRSGRPLKRSYNHGCGEHQYAKTNAKRNKAPH